In Streptomyces sp. SN-593, a single genomic region encodes these proteins:
- a CDS encoding MFS transporter gives MASTRPTTRTRHGRRGAGNAARDAGSGGPAALPEDAGPVGQAAPVGGAGPVGQAGPVGAGEPAGNGEPAGGGVLSRPYRALTFGIVSVVLMIAFEATAVSTAMPVAARDLHGVGLYAFAFSGYFTTSLLAMVVSGQWCDRSGPLAPLSAGIAGFGTGLVVSGTARAMDVFVLGRAVQGLGGGLVIVALYVVVGRAYPERLRPAVMAAFSASWVVPSIVGPLVSGTVTQHLGWRWVFLAIPVLVVLPLAVMLPALRRAARRQPDDVPAQRPAVRSDGRRIWWAGALAAGAALLQYAGQDLRPLSVLPAAAGAALLVPAALRLLPRGTFRAARGLPAVVLLRGIAAGSFFAAESFVPLMLVTQRGLSPTLAGLSLSGGGLTWALGSYLQSRPGLEEHREWLAQAGMALTAAAIGTAPLALAHAVPPWIVAVAWCAGGLGMGLTISALSVVLLRLSPPAEAGANSAALQVSDALSNVLVVGGAGTVFTALGGGSVGAATGAAAASAAGGGHPAAFAAVFVPAAGIALAGMLVAARLRTRPAARG, from the coding sequence ATGGCATCGACGAGACCGACCACGCGCACCCGCCACGGACGGCGCGGTGCCGGGAACGCCGCGCGGGACGCGGGGTCCGGCGGCCCGGCCGCCCTCCCCGAGGACGCGGGGCCGGTCGGACAGGCCGCGCCGGTCGGGGGAGCCGGGCCGGTCGGACAGGCCGGGCCGGTCGGGGCGGGGGAGCCCGCCGGGAACGGGGAGCCGGCAGGCGGCGGCGTGCTGTCCCGCCCGTACCGCGCGCTCACCTTCGGCATCGTCTCCGTGGTGCTGATGATCGCCTTCGAGGCGACCGCGGTGAGCACCGCGATGCCGGTCGCCGCCCGTGACCTGCACGGCGTCGGGCTCTACGCCTTCGCCTTCTCCGGCTACTTCACCACCTCGCTGCTGGCCATGGTGGTGAGCGGGCAGTGGTGCGACCGCAGCGGGCCGCTGGCGCCGCTGTCCGCCGGCATCGCCGGGTTCGGCACCGGCCTGGTGGTCAGCGGCACCGCGCGGGCGATGGACGTGTTCGTGCTGGGCCGGGCGGTCCAGGGGCTCGGCGGCGGCCTGGTGATCGTGGCGCTGTACGTGGTGGTGGGCCGCGCCTACCCGGAGCGGCTGCGGCCGGCGGTGATGGCGGCGTTCTCCGCGTCCTGGGTGGTGCCCTCGATCGTCGGGCCGCTGGTGTCCGGCACGGTCACCCAGCACCTCGGCTGGCGCTGGGTGTTCCTGGCGATCCCGGTGCTGGTGGTGCTGCCGCTGGCCGTGATGCTGCCGGCGCTGCGGCGGGCCGCCCGGCGGCAGCCGGACGACGTGCCGGCGCAGCGGCCCGCCGTCCGGTCCGACGGCCGCCGGATCTGGTGGGCGGGGGCGCTCGCGGCCGGTGCGGCGCTGCTCCAGTACGCCGGGCAGGACCTGCGGCCGCTGTCGGTGCTGCCGGCCGCGGCCGGCGCGGCGCTGCTGGTGCCGGCGGCACTGCGGCTGCTGCCGCGGGGCACCTTCCGGGCCGCACGCGGGCTGCCGGCGGTGGTGCTGCTGCGCGGCATCGCGGCGGGTTCGTTCTTCGCGGCGGAGAGCTTCGTGCCGCTGATGCTCGTCACCCAGCGCGGCCTGTCGCCGACGCTGGCCGGCCTGTCGCTGTCGGGCGGCGGCCTGACCTGGGCGCTCGGCTCCTACCTCCAGTCCCGGCCCGGGCTCGAGGAGCACCGGGAGTGGCTGGCGCAGGCCGGCATGGCGCTGACCGCGGCCGCGATCGGCACGGCGCCGCTCGCGCTGGCGCACGCGGTGCCGCCGTGGATCGTGGCGGTGGCCTGGTGCGCGGGCGGCCTCGGCATGGGGCTGACCATCTCCGCGCTGAGCGTGGTGCTGCTGCGGCTGTCCCCGCCGGCCGAGGCGGGCGCCAACTCCGCCGCCCTCCAGGTCTCCGACGCCCTGTCGAACGTGCTGGTCGTGGGCGGCGCCGGCACCGTCTTCACCGCGCTCGGCGGCGGTTCGGTCGGCGCGGCCACCGGCGCCGCGGCCGCGAGCGCGGCCGGCGGCGGCCATCCGGCCGCGTTCGCGGCGGTGTTCGTGCCGGCCGCGGGCATCGCGCTGGCCGGGATGCTGGTCGCGGCGCGGCTGCGCACCCGTCCGGCGGCCCGGGGCTGA
- a CDS encoding SPFH domain-containing protein has product MGLFDAIRGEFIDIVEWTDDSRDTIVWRFPRHDNEIKMGARLVVRESQTAVFVNEGQIADVFTPGTYTLHTQNMPILSTLKGWKYGFDSPFKAEVYFVTTRQFTDMKWGTANPVIVRDAEFGMVRLRAFGSFAAKVVDAAALLRELAGTDPQFRTEEVQEYLRQLIVGRLSTALAASGVPMLDLATQQDAIGTRLAGVLSQELASVGIAVPKFVIENISLPPEVEEAIDTRSRMGIAGNLDQYTQFQAANAIGDAARNPGGGGEGVGLGVGLAMGQRIAAGLAPQTGQAPQAPAAAAPAPAAATPPPLPRQAQWFLGIGGAQQGPYDAAALSGLVAAGTLTRETLVWKDGMAGWLPAAQVPEVGGLFGAVPPPLPPQA; this is encoded by the coding sequence GTGGGTCTGTTCGACGCGATCCGGGGCGAGTTCATCGACATCGTGGAGTGGACCGACGACAGTCGGGACACCATCGTGTGGCGGTTCCCGCGGCACGACAACGAGATCAAGATGGGCGCCAGGCTCGTCGTGCGCGAGTCCCAGACGGCCGTGTTCGTCAACGAGGGCCAGATCGCCGACGTGTTCACCCCCGGCACGTACACCCTGCACACCCAGAACATGCCGATCCTGTCCACCCTCAAGGGCTGGAAGTACGGCTTCGACTCGCCGTTCAAGGCCGAGGTGTACTTCGTCACCACCCGCCAGTTCACCGACATGAAGTGGGGGACGGCGAACCCGGTGATCGTGCGGGACGCCGAGTTCGGGATGGTCCGGCTGCGGGCCTTCGGCTCGTTCGCCGCGAAGGTGGTGGACGCGGCCGCGCTGCTGCGCGAACTGGCGGGCACCGACCCGCAGTTCCGCACCGAGGAGGTCCAGGAGTACCTGCGCCAGCTCATCGTCGGCCGGCTGTCCACCGCGCTCGCCGCCTCGGGTGTGCCGATGCTGGACCTGGCCACGCAGCAGGACGCGATCGGCACCCGGCTGGCCGGGGTGCTCAGCCAGGAACTGGCGTCGGTCGGCATCGCGGTGCCGAAGTTCGTGATCGAGAACATCTCGCTGCCGCCGGAGGTCGAGGAGGCCATCGACACCCGGTCGCGGATGGGCATCGCGGGCAACCTCGACCAGTACACGCAGTTCCAGGCGGCGAACGCGATCGGGGACGCGGCCCGCAACCCGGGCGGCGGGGGCGAGGGCGTCGGCCTGGGCGTCGGGCTGGCGATGGGCCAGCGGATCGCCGCGGGGCTCGCCCCGCAGACCGGGCAGGCTCCGCAGGCCCCCGCGGCTGCCGCGCCCGCTCCCGCGGCCGCCACCCCGCCGCCGCTGCCCCGGCAGGCCCAGTGGTTCCTCGGGATCGGCGGCGCCCAGCAGGGCCCGTACGACGCCGCCGCGCTGTCCGGCCTGGTCGCGGCCGGCACCCTCACCCGCGAGACGCTGGTCTGGAAGGACGGTATGGCCGGGTGGCTGCCCGCCGCGCAGGTCCCGGAGGTCGGCGGGCTGTTCGGGGCGGTGCCGCCGCCGCTGCCGCCGCAGGCGTGA
- a CDS encoding carboxymuconolactone decarboxylase family protein, whose translation MTQRGNYARQAPDAYRAMLAFGRAATQGLDPVVGELVKIRASQINRCAFCLDMHVKEARKAGESDERIDLLAAWEEVDGLYTDRERAALALTEAVTLLTEGFVPDEVYARAAAHFDEAELARLVGAIVAINAWNRFNVAFRTPPGSPA comes from the coding sequence ATGACGCAACGAGGAAACTACGCCCGGCAGGCGCCGGACGCGTACAGGGCGATGCTGGCGTTCGGCCGGGCCGCGACGCAGGGGCTCGACCCGGTGGTCGGGGAGCTGGTGAAGATCCGGGCCTCGCAGATCAACCGGTGTGCCTTCTGCCTGGACATGCACGTGAAGGAGGCGCGCAAGGCCGGTGAGAGCGACGAGCGGATCGACCTGCTCGCCGCGTGGGAGGAGGTCGACGGCCTCTACACCGACCGGGAGCGGGCCGCGCTGGCGCTGACCGAGGCGGTCACGCTGCTCACCGAGGGGTTCGTGCCGGACGAGGTGTACGCGCGGGCCGCCGCGCACTTCGACGAGGCCGAACTGGCCCGGCTGGTCGGGGCGATCGTCGCGATCAACGCGTGGAACCGCTTCAACGTGGCGTTCCGCACCCCGCCCGGGAGCCCGGCGTGA
- a CDS encoding isocitrate lyase/PEP mutase family protein, protein MSAPAGGAAALRALHTGRAAGDPLVLPGPWDAASARVFADAGFAALATPSEGVSAALGYADGQGTPPDEMFAAIRRITRAVDVPVTADVEAGYGLPAAELVERLLEAGAVGCNLEDSDPAAGTLRDPGAQADFLAEVRAAAGDALVLNARVDTYLRGTDRTPAAAIARGVRYAAAGADVVYPILAPPAQLAAIAEGVGLPVNALCRAGGPAPRELGVFGAARVTFGGGLHHQATDTLRAVAAGLAT, encoded by the coding sequence GTGAGCGCCCCCGCGGGCGGCGCCGCCGCGCTGCGCGCCCTGCACACGGGCCGGGCGGCCGGCGACCCGCTGGTGCTGCCCGGGCCGTGGGACGCGGCGAGCGCGAGGGTCTTCGCGGACGCCGGGTTCGCGGCGCTGGCCACGCCCAGCGAGGGCGTGTCGGCGGCGCTCGGCTACGCCGACGGGCAGGGCACTCCGCCGGACGAGATGTTCGCCGCGATCCGCCGGATCACCCGCGCCGTGGACGTGCCGGTGACCGCGGACGTCGAGGCCGGGTACGGCCTGCCGGCCGCGGAGCTGGTGGAACGGCTGCTGGAGGCCGGGGCGGTCGGGTGCAACCTGGAGGACTCCGACCCGGCGGCGGGCACCCTGCGGGACCCGGGCGCGCAGGCGGACTTCCTCGCGGAGGTGCGGGCCGCGGCCGGGGACGCGCTGGTGCTCAACGCGCGCGTCGACACCTACCTGCGCGGGACGGACCGTACGCCGGCGGCCGCGATCGCCCGCGGGGTGCGGTACGCCGCGGCCGGAGCGGACGTGGTCTACCCGATCCTCGCCCCGCCGGCGCAGCTCGCCGCGATCGCCGAGGGGGTGGGGCTCCCGGTGAACGCGCTCTGCCGGGCCGGCGGCCCCGCGCCCCGCGAACTCGGGGTGTTCGGCGCCGCCCGGGTGACGTTCGGCGGCGGGCTCCACCACCAGGCGACGGACACGCTGCGGGCGGTCGCCGCGGGCCTGGCCACCTGA
- a CDS encoding xanthine dehydrogenase family protein molybdopterin-binding subunit — protein MVEGPGAVADPLADTGGEPHGIGASVPSADALPKAQGTYPYAADLWAEGLLWAAVLRSPYPHARITRVDTSDAVAMPGVRAVVTHEDVPGDAMHGRGVADRPVFAHDVVRHHGEPIAAVAADHPDTARLAAAAILVEYEVLEPVTDPEKAFAAQPLHPDGNLIRHIPLRFGDAEAVGDVVVEGLYRVGRQDPAPIGAEAGLAVPRPDGGVELYVASTDPHADRDIAAACFGLESDRVKVVVTGVPGAMGDREDSGIQLPLGLLALRTGCPVKFVATREESFLGHAHRHPTLLRYRHHADAEGRLVKVEAQILLDAGAYADASSDALAAAVAFAAGPYVVPHVFVEGWAVRTNNPPSGHVRGEGALQVCAAYEGQMDKLAAKLGLDPAEIRMRNVLATGDLLPTSQTVTCPAPVGELLKAVRDADLPPLPDGDDESQWLLPGGVSGAGEPGAVRRGVGYALGMVHVLGAEGADEVSTATVRIHDGRATVICSAVETGQGFTTLARQIVQEVLGVDDVRVLPSDTDQPPAGPAARGRHTWVSGGAVERAAKMVRTQLLQPLAAKFGMSVELLSIADGKITSYDGVLSTTVAETLDGKELWATAQCRPHPTDRLDDNGQGDAFVGLAFCAIRAVVDVDIELGAVRVVELAVAQDVGRVLNPRQLAARIEAGVTQGLGLALMEDLRAPRGIVKRPNLTGYALPTALDAPDVRIVRLVEERDVVAPFGAKAASAVPVVTSPAAVAAAVRAATGRPVNRLPIRPQAAVVKPPTA, from the coding sequence ATCGTCGAGGGCCCCGGAGCGGTGGCCGACCCGCTGGCCGACACCGGCGGCGAGCCGCACGGCATCGGCGCCTCGGTGCCCTCCGCCGACGCGCTGCCGAAGGCGCAGGGCACCTACCCGTACGCCGCCGACCTGTGGGCCGAGGGCCTGCTGTGGGCGGCGGTGCTGCGCTCGCCCTACCCGCACGCGCGGATCACCCGTGTCGACACCTCCGACGCGGTCGCGATGCCCGGGGTGCGCGCCGTGGTCACCCACGAGGACGTGCCCGGCGACGCCATGCACGGCCGCGGGGTCGCCGACCGGCCGGTGTTCGCCCACGACGTCGTGCGCCACCACGGCGAGCCGATCGCCGCGGTCGCCGCCGACCACCCGGACACCGCCCGGCTGGCCGCGGCCGCGATCCTCGTCGAGTACGAGGTGCTGGAGCCGGTCACCGACCCGGAGAAGGCGTTCGCCGCCCAGCCGCTGCACCCCGACGGCAACCTGATCCGGCACATCCCGCTGCGCTTCGGCGACGCGGAGGCGGTCGGCGACGTCGTGGTGGAGGGCCTGTACCGGGTCGGCCGGCAGGACCCCGCCCCGATCGGCGCCGAGGCCGGGCTGGCCGTGCCGCGCCCGGACGGCGGCGTGGAACTCTACGTCGCGTCCACCGATCCACACGCCGACCGGGACATCGCCGCCGCCTGCTTCGGGCTGGAGTCCGACCGCGTCAAGGTCGTGGTCACCGGCGTCCCCGGCGCGATGGGCGACCGCGAGGACTCCGGCATCCAACTGCCGCTGGGCCTGCTGGCGCTGCGCACCGGCTGCCCGGTGAAGTTCGTGGCCACCCGGGAGGAGTCCTTCCTCGGCCACGCGCACCGCCACCCCACCCTGCTGCGCTACCGCCACCACGCCGACGCCGAGGGCCGGCTGGTCAAGGTCGAGGCGCAGATCCTGCTCGACGCGGGCGCCTACGCCGACGCGTCCTCCGACGCGCTCGCCGCCGCCGTCGCCTTCGCCGCCGGCCCGTACGTGGTGCCGCACGTGTTCGTCGAGGGCTGGGCGGTGCGCACCAACAACCCGCCGTCCGGGCACGTGCGGGGCGAGGGCGCGCTCCAGGTCTGCGCGGCCTACGAGGGCCAGATGGACAAGCTCGCCGCCAAGCTCGGCCTGGACCCGGCCGAGATCCGGATGCGGAACGTGCTGGCCACCGGGGACCTGCTGCCCACCAGCCAGACCGTCACCTGCCCGGCGCCGGTCGGCGAACTGCTCAAGGCCGTGCGGGACGCCGACCTGCCGCCGCTGCCCGACGGCGACGACGAGTCGCAGTGGCTGCTGCCCGGCGGCGTCTCCGGCGCCGGGGAGCCCGGGGCGGTGCGCCGCGGGGTCGGCTACGCGCTCGGCATGGTGCACGTGCTCGGCGCCGAGGGCGCGGACGAGGTGTCCACCGCGACCGTGCGCATCCACGACGGCCGCGCCACCGTCATCTGCTCGGCCGTCGAGACCGGGCAGGGGTTCACCACGCTGGCCCGGCAGATCGTGCAGGAGGTGCTCGGCGTCGACGACGTGCGGGTGCTGCCCTCGGACACCGACCAGCCGCCGGCCGGGCCGGCCGCGCGAGGGCGGCACACCTGGGTGTCGGGCGGGGCGGTGGAGCGCGCGGCCAAGATGGTCCGCACCCAACTGCTCCAGCCGCTGGCCGCGAAGTTCGGCATGTCGGTGGAGCTGCTGTCCATCGCCGACGGCAAGATCACGTCCTACGACGGGGTGCTGTCCACGACGGTCGCCGAGACGCTCGACGGCAAGGAGCTGTGGGCCACCGCGCAGTGCCGGCCGCACCCGACCGACCGGCTCGACGACAACGGGCAGGGCGACGCGTTCGTCGGGCTGGCCTTCTGCGCGATCCGCGCGGTGGTGGACGTGGACATCGAGCTGGGGGCCGTGCGGGTGGTCGAACTCGCCGTCGCGCAGGACGTCGGACGGGTGCTCAACCCGCGGCAGCTCGCCGCGCGGATCGAGGCCGGCGTCACCCAGGGGCTGGGTCTGGCGCTCATGGAGGACCTGCGGGCGCCGCGCGGGATCGTCAAGCGGCCCAACCTCACCGGATACGCGTTGCCGACCGCCCTCGACGCGCCCGACGTGCGGATCGTCAGGCTCGTCGAGGAGCGGGACGTGGTGGCCCCCTTCGGGGCGAAGGCGGCCTCCGCGGTGCCGGTGGTCACCTCCCCGGCGGCCGTCGCCGCCGCGGTCCGCGCGGCCACCGGCCGTCCCGTCAACCGCCTCCCCATCCGCCCCCAGGCCGCGGTCGTCAAACCCCCCACCGCCTGA
- a CDS encoding 2Fe-2S iron-sulfur cluster-binding protein produces the protein MTDRQPNERDQHEQHEQHDVHGPGTAGAWQPVPGGGDYDPDQTMHVSFAAQLPPEPRPGEDPLGAHGPAGPGWNGRPAGDAGYLDDGGYQVGQPLFGPGPDDPAAYAYPPQEQPGPQGGDPGRPYAGHERPYEHAGHAGHLDPAGGYGGFGGGQDDAGGGPFPGHDAGPGDPGPGDGGSGEPSGGAPDPATTWSIPVIREESEAESGEYSLGAFSPAWDQTPSPAPTHSFPAAMFGQGAAAAAQAAQERAAAERARGGADDAPSDGGSGHWEMPFTGPEGGDAVPWLPAHAPAADAAWSGIVDDPEAPPPAPTGEGAAQDRPGGHDGAATGEHPYGVQDPSAGHDGAAAGDLQDYGVPRFDEAAAAEPAGGPEGYDVLPDPAGPDGAERPAPQDGADLPDGPEEPRQDGGPDPAADQAAAPVPGTVEAVDASDPADPVEAVDGDAPADDAQPGDLAPGDGTGTVQDGDGATDFGSDGAGAAEPDPAAPDVAPGPEEAFEPAAETRSEHPLASYMLRVNGTDRPVTDAWLGESLLYVLRERLGLAGAKDGCEQGECGACSVQVDGRLVASCLVPAATAAGSEVRTVEGLTVDGRPSDVQCALADSGAVQCGFCIPGMAMTVHDLLEGNHRPTDLDIRQALSGNLCRCSGYRGVLDAVRSVVAARDTGRDPDDQGAAGSDDPARIPHQGGPATSGGDR, from the coding sequence ATGACCGACCGGCAGCCGAACGAGCGGGACCAGCACGAGCAGCACGAGCAGCACGACGTGCACGGCCCGGGCACCGCCGGCGCCTGGCAGCCGGTGCCCGGCGGCGGGGACTACGACCCCGACCAGACCATGCACGTGTCCTTCGCGGCCCAACTCCCGCCCGAGCCGCGGCCCGGCGAGGACCCGCTCGGCGCGCACGGCCCGGCCGGTCCCGGCTGGAACGGCCGGCCGGCGGGCGACGCCGGCTACCTGGACGACGGCGGCTACCAGGTCGGCCAGCCGCTGTTCGGTCCCGGCCCGGACGACCCGGCGGCCTACGCCTACCCGCCGCAGGAGCAGCCCGGCCCGCAGGGCGGCGACCCCGGCCGGCCCTACGCCGGCCACGAGCGGCCGTACGAGCACGCCGGCCACGCCGGGCACCTCGACCCCGCGGGCGGCTACGGCGGGTTCGGCGGCGGCCAGGACGACGCGGGGGGCGGTCCGTTCCCCGGCCACGACGCCGGCCCGGGCGACCCCGGTCCGGGCGACGGCGGCAGCGGCGAGCCTTCCGGCGGCGCCCCCGACCCGGCCACCACCTGGTCGATCCCGGTCATAAGGGAGGAGTCCGAGGCCGAGTCCGGCGAGTACTCCCTCGGCGCCTTCTCGCCTGCCTGGGACCAGACGCCCTCGCCCGCGCCCACCCACTCCTTCCCCGCCGCCATGTTCGGCCAGGGCGCGGCCGCCGCCGCGCAGGCGGCGCAGGAGCGGGCCGCGGCCGAACGGGCGCGCGGCGGCGCCGACGACGCGCCGTCCGACGGCGGCAGCGGCCACTGGGAGATGCCGTTCACCGGCCCGGAGGGCGGCGACGCGGTGCCGTGGCTGCCGGCCCACGCCCCGGCCGCCGACGCGGCCTGGTCGGGCATCGTGGACGACCCGGAGGCCCCGCCCCCCGCGCCGACGGGCGAGGGGGCCGCCCAGGACCGTCCGGGCGGCCACGACGGCGCCGCGACCGGTGAGCACCCCTACGGCGTCCAGGACCCCTCCGCCGGCCACGACGGCGCCGCGGCCGGCGACCTCCAGGACTACGGCGTACCGCGGTTCGACGAGGCCGCCGCCGCGGAACCGGCCGGCGGCCCCGAGGGGTACGACGTGCTGCCCGACCCCGCGGGTCCGGACGGCGCCGAGCGGCCCGCGCCGCAGGACGGCGCCGACCTCCCCGACGGCCCCGAGGAGCCCCGGCAGGACGGCGGCCCCGACCCCGCCGCCGACCAGGCCGCCGCGCCCGTACCGGGCACCGTGGAGGCCGTGGACGCCTCCGACCCCGCGGACCCCGTGGAGGCCGTGGACGGCGACGCGCCCGCCGACGACGCCCAGCCCGGCGACCTCGCGCCCGGCGACGGCACCGGCACCGTCCAGGACGGCGACGGAGCCACGGACTTCGGCTCCGACGGCGCCGGCGCGGCCGAGCCCGACCCCGCCGCCCCCGACGTCGCTCCCGGCCCGGAGGAGGCGTTCGAACCCGCCGCCGAGACCCGCAGCGAGCACCCGCTCGCCTCCTACATGCTGCGGGTCAACGGCACCGACCGGCCCGTCACCGACGCCTGGCTCGGCGAGTCCCTGCTGTACGTGCTGCGCGAGCGGCTGGGGCTGGCCGGCGCCAAGGACGGCTGCGAGCAGGGCGAGTGCGGCGCCTGCTCCGTCCAGGTGGACGGGCGGCTGGTGGCGTCCTGCCTGGTGCCCGCGGCGACCGCGGCCGGCAGCGAGGTGCGCACCGTCGAGGGCCTGACCGTCGACGGCCGCCCCTCCGACGTCCAGTGCGCGCTGGCCGACAGCGGCGCCGTGCAGTGCGGCTTCTGCATCCCGGGCATGGCGATGACCGTCCACGACCTGCTTGAGGGCAACCACCGGCCGACCGACCTCGACATCCGCCAGGCGCTCAGCGGCAACCTGTGCCGCTGCTCCGGCTACCGGGGCGTCCTCGACGCCGTCCGGTCGGTCGTCGCCGCCCGCGACACCGGCCGCGACCCGGACGACCAGGGCGCCGCGGGTTCCGACGACCCCGCCCGCATCCCGCACCAGGGCGGTCCCGCGACCTCGGGAGGTGACCGGTGA
- a CDS encoding FAD binding domain-containing protein produces MSTYARQEAANVTLPSSLDEAVAALADMPSAVPVAGGTDLMASVNSGLLRPAALVGLGRISEIRGWQYADGAALLGAGLTHARMGRPDFAALIPALAAAARSAGPPQIRNAGTLGGNIATAAPTGDALPVLAALEASVILAGPEGDRELPVSHLLTGMDPLRPGELLAFVRIPLLHAPQTFLKATGRTGPGRAVASVALVVDPARRQVRCSVGAVAPVPLRPLEAEQWVAGLIDWDGERTLAPEACTAFGEYVAAACIPDQPGVELPPAAVQLRRTVAALSRRALGRALA; encoded by the coding sequence GTGAGCACGTATGCACGGCAGGAGGCGGCGAACGTCACGCTGCCCTCCTCGCTCGACGAGGCGGTGGCGGCACTGGCCGACATGCCCAGTGCCGTGCCGGTCGCCGGGGGCACCGACCTGATGGCGTCGGTCAACTCCGGGCTGCTGCGCCCGGCCGCGCTCGTCGGCCTCGGCCGGATCAGCGAGATCCGCGGCTGGCAGTACGCCGACGGGGCCGCGCTGCTCGGCGCCGGCCTGACCCACGCCCGCATGGGCCGCCCCGACTTCGCCGCGCTGATCCCCGCGCTGGCCGCCGCCGCCCGCTCCGCCGGGCCGCCGCAGATCCGCAACGCCGGCACCCTCGGCGGCAACATCGCCACCGCGGCGCCCACCGGCGACGCCCTGCCGGTGCTCGCCGCGCTGGAGGCGAGCGTGATCCTCGCCGGGCCGGAGGGCGACCGCGAGCTGCCGGTCAGCCATCTGCTCACCGGCATGGACCCGTTGCGCCCCGGCGAACTCCTCGCCTTCGTGCGCATCCCGCTGCTGCACGCCCCGCAGACCTTCCTCAAGGCCACCGGGCGCACCGGCCCCGGCCGGGCCGTCGCCTCCGTCGCCCTGGTCGTGGACCCCGCCCGGCGCCAGGTGCGCTGTTCGGTCGGCGCCGTCGCGCCGGTGCCGCTGCGGCCGTTGGAGGCCGAGCAGTGGGTGGCCGGGCTGATCGACTGGGACGGCGAGCGCACCCTCGCCCCCGAGGCGTGCACCGCCTTCGGGGAGTACGTCGCCGCCGCCTGCATCCCCGACCAGCCGGGCGTCGAACTACCGCCGGCCGCCGTCCAGTTGCGCCGAACCGTGGCCGCACTGTCCCGCCGAGCGCTCGGGAGGGCCCTGGCATGA
- a CDS encoding beta-N-acetylhexosaminidase codes for MDLIPLPSQGTTETGDGGAVFTLRARTALVAGPGTDAAARWLRGTLGAATGLPFPAGGPSDAAAVRLVVDGTLPGGPEAYRLTVDPSAGVEIAGAGPAGVFWGAQTLRQLLGPDAFRRAPLAERAWTLPACRVTDAPRFGWRGFMLDVARHFMPKDVVLRYLDLMAAHKLNVLHLHLTDDQGWRVEIRRHPRLTEVGAWRERTKVGLRESPLWEERPHGGYYTQDDIREIVAYAAARHITVVPEVDIPGHSQAAIAAYPELGNTDVLDTSALPVLTSWGVNPNVLAPTEAVLRFYEEVFTELLELFPGTFFHVGGDECPKEQWAGSPTAKDRIVELGLRDEEELQSRLIRHFDRWLAERGRRLIGWDEILEGGLAEGAAVSSWRGYGGGITAARAGHDVVMCPEGHVYLNWRQSDAPDEPVPIAHVRTLEDVYRFEPVPPELTAGEAAHIIGTQANVWTEVIDSPRVLDYMVFPRLAAFAEVAWSALGAPADRDWPGFEARMRTHYARLDALGVEYRPPGGPRPWQRRPGVLGRPKDGPPPIV; via the coding sequence ATGGACCTCATCCCCCTGCCGAGCCAGGGCACGACGGAAACCGGTGACGGCGGAGCCGTCTTCACGCTGCGGGCGCGGACGGCGCTCGTGGCCGGCCCGGGGACGGACGCGGCCGCGCGGTGGCTGCGCGGCACCCTGGGCGCGGCGACCGGCCTGCCCTTCCCCGCCGGCGGCCCCTCCGACGCCGCGGCCGTGCGGCTGGTGGTGGACGGCACGCTGCCCGGCGGCCCGGAGGCGTACCGCCTGACCGTCGACCCGTCGGCCGGCGTGGAGATCGCCGGCGCCGGACCGGCCGGCGTCTTCTGGGGCGCCCAGACCCTCCGCCAACTGCTCGGCCCGGACGCCTTCCGCCGCGCGCCTCTGGCCGAGCGCGCCTGGACCCTGCCGGCCTGCCGCGTCACCGACGCCCCCCGCTTCGGCTGGCGCGGCTTCATGCTGGACGTGGCCCGCCACTTCATGCCCAAGGACGTGGTCCTGCGCTACCTGGACCTGATGGCGGCGCACAAGCTCAACGTGCTGCACCTGCACCTCACCGACGACCAGGGCTGGCGGGTGGAGATCCGCCGCCACCCGCGCCTGACCGAGGTGGGCGCCTGGCGCGAGCGCACCAAGGTCGGCCTGCGCGAGTCCCCGCTGTGGGAGGAGCGCCCGCACGGCGGCTACTACACGCAGGACGACATCCGCGAGATCGTCGCCTACGCCGCCGCCCGCCACATCACCGTCGTCCCCGAGGTGGACATCCCCGGCCACTCCCAGGCCGCCATCGCCGCCTACCCCGAACTCGGCAACACCGACGTGCTCGACACCAGCGCCCTGCCGGTGCTCACCAGTTGGGGCGTGAACCCCAACGTGCTCGCCCCGACCGAGGCCGTGCTGCGGTTCTACGAGGAGGTGTTCACCGAACTGCTGGAGCTGTTCCCCGGCACCTTCTTCCACGTCGGCGGCGACGAGTGCCCCAAGGAGCAGTGGGCCGGCTCGCCCACCGCGAAGGACCGCATCGTGGAACTCGGCCTGCGGGACGAGGAGGAGCTCCAGAGCCGGCTGATCCGGCACTTCGACCGCTGGCTCGCCGAGCGCGGCCGCCGGCTGATCGGCTGGGACGAGATCCTGGAGGGCGGGCTCGCGGAGGGCGCCGCGGTCTCCTCCTGGCGCGGCTACGGCGGCGGGATCACCGCCGCCCGCGCCGGGCACGACGTGGTGATGTGCCCCGAGGGCCACGTCTACCTCAACTGGCGGCAGTCCGACGCGCCCGACGAGCCGGTGCCGATCGCCCACGTCCGCACGCTGGAGGACGTCTACCGTTTTGAACCGGTCCCGCCGGAGCTGACCGCCGGGGAGGCCGCGCACATCATCGGCACCCAGGCCAACGTCTGGACCGAGGTGATCGATTCGCCCCGCGTGCTCGACTACATGGTCTTCCCCCGGCTGGCCGCCTTCGCCGAGGTCGCCTGGTCCGCGCTGGGTGCCCCCGCCGACCGCGACTGGCCCGGTTTCGAGGCGCGGATGCGCACCCACTACGCGCGGTTGGACGCCCTCGGCGTGGAGTACCGCCCGCCCGGCGGCCCTCGGCCCTGGCAGCGCCGCCCCGGTGTGCTCGGGCGGCCGAAGGACGGCCCGCCCCCGATCGTGTGA